A single Bacillota bacterium DNA region contains:
- a CDS encoding helix-turn-helix transcriptional regulator codes for MAIILRLDRMMADRKISLNDLADKVGIANVNLSKIKTGKISAIRFSTLDSICDALECQPGDILEFKRDK; via the coding sequence ATGGCAATCATATTAAGGCTTGACCGTATGATGGCAGACCGCAAAATATCTCTTAATGACCTTGCCGATAAAGTCGGGATCGCAAACGTTAATCTTTCAAAAATCAAAACCGGCAAAATAAGCGCAATAAGATTTTCAACGCTTGACTCAATCTGTGACGCTCTCGAATGTCAGCCAGGCGATATCCTCGAGTTTAAAAGAGATAAGTAA
- a CDS encoding GatB/YqeY domain-containing protein, protein MTKIDLVRQEMMKALKEKDMDRKNALSLLLSALKAKFIDKRADLTEEEENTIICKEIKEAQETMASSPKDRADIIKECELRIKVYSEFAPKMMSEDEIKAVIQKVIGELGISAPSAKDKGVIMKSLMPLLKGKADGGLVNRLVGELLK, encoded by the coding sequence ATGACAAAAATAGATCTTGTCAGACAGGAAATGATGAAGGCGCTGAAAGAAAAGGATATGGATCGTAAAAATGCGTTATCTTTGCTTCTTTCAGCATTAAAAGCAAAGTTTATCGATAAACGTGCCGACCTTACGGAGGAAGAGGAAAACACTATAATCTGCAAAGAGATAAAGGAAGCGCAGGAGACGATGGCGTCCTCGCCGAAAGACAGAGCCGATATAATCAAGGAATGCGAGCTTAGAATCAAGGTTTATTCAGAATTTGCACCGAAAATGATGTCAGAGGATGAAATCAAGGCTGTTATCCAGAAGGTCATCGGAGAACTGGGGATTTCGGCTCCGTCAGCAAAGGATAAAGGCGTGATTATGAAATCTCTGATGCCACTTTTAAAAGGCAAGGCTGACGGCGGTCTTGTGAACAGACTTGTCGGAGAATTGTTGAAATAA